The Streptomyces sp. NBC_01275 genome has a segment encoding these proteins:
- a CDS encoding DeoR/GlpR family DNA-binding transcription regulator → MSENQNLLAEQRRALILDEVRRRGGVRVNELTRKLGVSDMTVRRDLDALARQGVLEKVHGGAVPVVEASTHEPGFEAKSGLELTAKEDIARAAAALVAPGSAIALSGGTTTYALAHHLVDVADLTVVTNSVRVADVFHVAQRTSGQRQGAATVVLTGGVRTPSDSLVGPVADQAIAALHFDLLFLGVHGISAEAGLSTPNLAEAETNRRLVQSARRVVVVADHTKWGVVGLSSFATLEQVDTLVTDAGLPGAARAEISEHLRRLVVAGESDESDLGADI, encoded by the coding sequence GTGAGTGAGAATCAGAACCTCCTCGCGGAGCAGCGCCGCGCCCTGATCCTGGACGAGGTACGGCGTCGTGGCGGCGTCCGGGTCAACGAGCTGACCCGCAAGCTCGGCGTGTCGGACATGACGGTCCGCCGCGACCTCGACGCGCTGGCCCGCCAGGGCGTCCTGGAGAAGGTGCACGGCGGTGCGGTGCCGGTCGTGGAGGCGAGCACCCATGAGCCCGGTTTCGAGGCGAAGTCGGGGCTGGAGCTGACCGCCAAGGAGGACATCGCGCGGGCGGCGGCCGCGCTGGTGGCCCCGGGCAGCGCGATCGCGCTGTCGGGCGGTACGACGACGTACGCGCTGGCGCATCACCTGGTGGACGTGGCGGACCTGACCGTGGTGACCAACTCGGTGCGGGTGGCCGACGTCTTCCACGTGGCGCAGCGCACCTCGGGTCAGCGGCAGGGCGCGGCGACGGTCGTGCTGACCGGCGGGGTGCGCACGCCGTCCGACTCGCTGGTGGGCCCGGTCGCCGACCAGGCGATCGCCGCGCTCCACTTCGACCTGCTGTTTCTCGGCGTGCACGGGATATCGGCCGAGGCGGGGCTGTCGACGCCCAACCTGGCGGAGGCCGAGACCAACCGGCGGCTCGTGCAGTCGGCGCGCCGGGTCGTGGTGGTCGCCGACCACACCAAGTGGGGTGTGGTGGGCCTGAGTTCGTTCGCGACGCTGGAGCAGGTCGACACGCTGGTGACGGACGCCGGGCTGCCGGGCGCGGCGCGCGCGGAGATCTCCGAGCATCTGCGGCGGCTGGTGGTCGCGGGCGAGTCCGACGAGTCCGACCTGGGTGCAGACATCTGA
- a CDS encoding SRPBCC family protein, with the protein MAHRLRPEELDFVGTAPVRLVFAREVSASPEQVFRALAEDVSGWSEWFPAVTSIEPLDGGAGRDVRLKGGGRFRETVLAAKAPEVYAYRVDLANAPGLRALVEEWRLTPAGTGTRVQWTFAADGSGAVRAVLRLARSGLGRAFRDAVTRLDRRLAP; encoded by the coding sequence ATGGCTCACCGACTGCGGCCCGAAGAGCTGGACTTCGTCGGGACGGCTCCCGTACGGCTGGTCTTCGCGCGGGAGGTCTCCGCCTCCCCCGAGCAGGTCTTCCGTGCCCTCGCCGAGGACGTGTCCGGCTGGTCCGAGTGGTTCCCCGCCGTGACCTCCATCGAGCCGCTCGACGGCGGCGCGGGGCGCGACGTACGGCTCAAGGGCGGTGGGCGCTTTCGTGAGACGGTCCTCGCGGCGAAGGCGCCGGAGGTGTACGCCTACCGGGTGGATCTCGCCAACGCGCCGGGCCTGCGGGCCCTGGTCGAGGAGTGGCGGCTGACGCCGGCCGGTACGGGGACGCGGGTGCAGTGGACGTTCGCCGCGGACGGGTCAGGGGCGGTGCGGGCCGTGCTGCGGCTGGCCCGGTCGGGCCTGGGGCGGGCCTTCCGGGACGCGGTGACGCGCCTGGACCGCCGGCTGGCTCCCTAG
- a CDS encoding PLP-dependent cysteine synthase family protein, translated as MTTPQQTRTGATLDVDHSDGIYRDWLKEAVRKVQADANRSADTHLLRFPLPEKWGIDLYLKDESTHPTGSLKHRLARSLFLYGLCNGWIRPGRPVIEASSGSTAVSEAYFAKLIGVPFIAVMPRTTSPEKIRLIEFHGGQCHFVDDSRTMYEESARLAADGGGHYMDQFTYAERATDWRGNNNIAESIFRQLELERYPEPAWIVATAGTGGTSATLARYVHYTQRDTRVCVADPENSCFFEGWTTGDPDVTCDCGSRIEGIGRPRMEPSFVPGAVDRMMKVPDAASIAAVRALEQAIGRKAGGSTGTGLWSALKIVAEMVADGRQGSVVTLLCDPGDRYLDKYYSDAWLAEQGLDIAPYTTAIESLLATGVWQD; from the coding sequence GTGACCACCCCCCAGCAGACCAGGACCGGCGCCACCCTCGACGTCGACCACAGCGACGGCATCTACCGGGACTGGCTGAAAGAAGCCGTCCGCAAGGTTCAGGCGGACGCCAATCGATCGGCCGACACCCACCTGCTGCGTTTCCCGCTCCCCGAGAAGTGGGGCATCGACCTGTACCTCAAGGACGAGTCGACCCACCCCACCGGCAGCCTCAAGCACCGACTCGCCCGCTCCCTCTTCCTCTACGGCCTGTGCAACGGCTGGATCCGGCCGGGCCGCCCGGTGATCGAGGCGTCCAGCGGCTCGACGGCCGTGTCCGAGGCGTACTTCGCCAAGCTGATCGGCGTGCCCTTCATCGCCGTCATGCCGCGCACGACCAGCCCCGAGAAGATCCGCCTGATCGAGTTCCACGGCGGACAGTGTCACTTCGTCGACGACTCGCGCACGATGTACGAGGAGTCGGCCCGCCTCGCGGCGGACGGCGGGGGCCACTACATGGACCAGTTCACCTACGCGGAACGGGCCACGGACTGGCGCGGCAACAACAACATCGCCGAGTCCATCTTCCGCCAGCTGGAGTTGGAGCGGTACCCGGAGCCCGCGTGGATCGTCGCCACGGCCGGCACCGGCGGCACCTCCGCGACCCTCGCCCGCTATGTCCACTACACCCAGCGCGACACCCGCGTCTGCGTCGCCGACCCCGAGAACTCCTGCTTCTTCGAGGGCTGGACCACCGGCGATCCGGACGTCACCTGCGACTGCGGCTCCCGTATCGAGGGCATCGGCCGACCTCGTATGGAGCCCAGCTTCGTGCCCGGGGCCGTCGACCGGATGATGAAGGTCCCCGACGCGGCCAGCATCGCCGCCGTACGCGCGCTGGAACAGGCCATCGGCCGCAAGGCGGGCGGCTCGACGGGCACCGGGCTGTGGAGCGCGCTCAAGATCGTCGCCGAGATGGTGGCCGACGGCCGCCAGGGCAGCGTGGTCACCCTGCTGTGCGACCCGGGCGACCGCTACCTCGACAAGTACTACTCCGACGCCTGGCTGGCCGAGCAGGGCCTGGACATCGCCCCGTACACCACGGCCATCGAGTCCCTGCTGGCCACGGGCGTGTGGCAGGACTGA
- a CDS encoding ATP-binding protein translates to MISNPSRHCTVELQALPSRIGQVRRIVSAQLRYWHMDPLIDRAALGVTELLTNVHLHAQPDKTCVVEMELLLDRLTVSVRDHDPRLPEVGDIRDTAALATCGRGLAMVAAVSESWGARPDGESGKVVWFTLPAPVSARERAARPPRRTPQDQVSPRFTEVVSVDARRPVHAPARSAVPG, encoded by the coding sequence GTGATCAGCAACCCAAGCAGGCACTGCACGGTGGAGCTGCAAGCTCTGCCGTCGCGGATCGGCCAGGTCCGCAGAATCGTATCGGCGCAGTTGCGCTACTGGCATATGGATCCGCTCATAGACCGGGCCGCGCTCGGCGTGACGGAGCTGTTGACCAACGTCCATCTGCATGCGCAGCCCGACAAGACGTGCGTCGTGGAGATGGAGCTGCTGCTCGACCGGCTCACCGTCTCCGTGCGCGACCACGATCCGCGGCTTCCCGAGGTGGGAGACATCAGGGACACCGCCGCGCTCGCCACCTGCGGGCGCGGGCTGGCCATGGTGGCCGCGGTGAGCGAGAGCTGGGGCGCGCGGCCGGACGGCGAGTCCGGCAAGGTCGTGTGGTTCACCCTGCCGGCGCCCGTCTCCGCGCGGGAGAGGGCGGCCCGCCCACCCCGCCGTACCCCGCAGGATCAGGTCTCGCCCAGGTTCACGGAGGTCGTCTCCGTCGACGCGCGCAGGCCCGTACACGCTCCCGCCCGGTCCGCCGTCCCCGGCTGA
- a CDS encoding FtsX-like permease family protein encodes MNVAFPAGRFTAITGPSGSGESTLTHGAAGLDTLTSGTAHIGDTELGDLDDRRLTLLRHDRVGFVFQAYNLVPTLTVEENVRLPLDLAGRRGDPERRDALDALDALVDAVGLRDRLASAVAALPELDTVVGPGRGVAEVDGRGRALAVADPAALARTFDLGTVRGDLRDLGADGIAIALQEADRLRLATGDQVRLVFTDGDRRTFAVRAVHGRSELLGDHLVTRAAWAPHRTRDADTLLAVSFEDGVGPDAGKAAVEQAAARYGDPDVQTRHEYAQSSAAGIDMMLTLGYALLALAVLIALLGTANTLTPAIHERTREPGLLRAAGQTRSPLRAMVRWEPVLVAAFGTTGGLALGAFLGWVLVRASDGASDSAFAVPLARLAVVALAGVTAGALAGRRPARRAARLDVLRAVATQ; translated from the coding sequence GTGAACGTGGCCTTCCCGGCCGGACGGTTCACCGCGATCACGGGCCCGTCGGGCTCCGGCGAGTCCACCCTGACGCACGGCGCGGCCGGCCTGGACACCCTCACCTCGGGGACCGCCCACATCGGCGACACCGAGCTCGGCGACCTGGACGACCGCCGGCTGACGCTGCTGCGGCACGACCGGGTCGGCTTCGTCTTCCAGGCGTACAACCTGGTCCCGACCCTGACCGTCGAGGAGAACGTCCGGCTGCCGCTGGACCTGGCGGGCCGCCGGGGCGACCCGGAGCGGAGGGACGCGCTCGACGCCCTGGACGCCCTCGTCGACGCCGTCGGCCTGCGCGACCGGCTCGCCTCGGCCGTGGCCGCCCTGCCCGAGCTGGACACGGTCGTCGGCCCGGGCCGGGGCGTCGCCGAAGTCGACGGCAGGGGAAGGGCGTTGGCCGTCGCCGACCCGGCCGCGCTCGCGCGCACCTTCGACCTCGGCACGGTCCGGGGCGATCTGCGCGACCTCGGCGCGGACGGCATCGCGATCGCCCTTCAGGAGGCCGACCGGCTGCGCCTGGCCACCGGCGATCAGGTCCGCCTCGTCTTCACCGACGGCGACCGGAGGACCTTCGCCGTCCGCGCCGTCCACGGCCGCTCCGAACTCCTCGGGGACCACCTCGTCACCCGCGCCGCCTGGGCCCCGCACCGCACCCGGGACGCCGACACCCTGCTCGCCGTCTCCTTCGAGGACGGCGTGGGCCCGGACGCGGGCAAGGCGGCGGTGGAGCAGGCCGCCGCCCGGTACGGCGACCCCGACGTGCAGACCCGCCACGAGTACGCGCAGTCCTCGGCGGCCGGCATCGACATGATGCTGACCCTCGGCTATGCCCTGCTCGCCCTCGCGGTGCTCATCGCGCTCCTCGGCACCGCCAACACGCTGACGCCGGCGATCCACGAACGCACCCGGGAACCAGGCCTGCTGCGGGCCGCCGGCCAGACCCGGTCCCCACTGCGGGCCATGGTCCGCTGGGAGCCGGTGCTGGTCGCCGCGTTCGGCACGACGGGCGGACTGGCCCTCGGCGCCTTCCTCGGCTGGGTGCTGGTACGGGCCTCCGACGGAGCGAGCGACAGCGCCTTCGCGGTCCCGCTCGCGCGACTCGCCGTGGTGGCTCTGGCGGGCGTCACCGCCGGAGCCCTCGCAGGCCGGCGCCCGGCCCGACGCGCGGCCCGCCTGGACGTACTGCGGGCCGTCGCGACGCAGTGA
- a CDS encoding SHOCT domain-containing protein, translating into MNTLANWDGGGPGPWILFFPLIWAAVVVGVVTLLRRTAWRGRRGPWSAGPRPAGDSPLAVLGRRFASGEIDEDEYWRRLSVLDEQFGRSDRKGGV; encoded by the coding sequence ATGAACACCCTGGCGAACTGGGACGGCGGCGGCCCCGGCCCCTGGATCCTGTTCTTCCCGCTGATCTGGGCGGCCGTCGTCGTGGGCGTCGTCACGCTCCTGCGCCGCACCGCGTGGCGCGGCCGTCGCGGCCCCTGGAGTGCGGGCCCGCGTCCCGCCGGCGACTCGCCGCTCGCCGTCCTCGGTCGGCGCTTCGCCTCCGGCGAGATCGACGAGGACGAGTACTGGCGCCGGCTGTCCGTCCTGGACGAGCAGTTCGGCCGGTCCGACCGGAAGGGCGGTGTGTGA
- a CDS encoding TetR/AcrR family transcriptional regulator: MSTSDRLIESTRELLWERGYVGTSPKAILERAGAGQGSMYHHFTGKPELALAAIRRTAEEMRAAAGAVLDGPGTPYDRIRAYLTREREVLRGCPIGRLTMDPEVIASDALREPVDETIDWIRERLARLVEEGREQGQFAPELDGEDIAATVVATVQGGYVLARASGSPAAFDAGVRGLLALLAPPSQETSCMRCSTS, translated from the coding sequence ATGAGCACGTCGGACCGACTGATCGAGTCCACCCGGGAGCTGCTGTGGGAGCGCGGTTACGTGGGCACCAGCCCCAAGGCGATCCTGGAGCGCGCGGGCGCCGGGCAGGGCAGCATGTACCACCACTTCACGGGCAAGCCCGAGCTGGCGCTGGCCGCGATCCGGCGGACCGCCGAGGAGATGCGGGCCGCCGCGGGCGCGGTGCTCGACGGGCCGGGCACGCCGTACGACCGGATCCGGGCGTATCTCACGCGCGAGCGCGAGGTGCTGCGCGGCTGTCCGATCGGCCGGCTGACGATGGACCCCGAGGTGATCGCGAGCGACGCGCTGCGCGAGCCCGTGGACGAGACGATCGACTGGATCCGCGAGCGGCTCGCCCGTCTCGTCGAAGAGGGCCGGGAACAGGGGCAGTTCGCGCCCGAACTGGACGGCGAGGACATCGCCGCCACCGTCGTCGCGACCGTGCAGGGCGGCTATGTCCTCGCCCGCGCCTCCGGCTCCCCGGCCGCGTTCGACGCGGGAGTGCGGGGCCTGCTCGCGCTCCTTGCTCCCCCCTCCCAGGAGACCTCATGCATGCGATGCAGTACGAGCTGA
- a CDS encoding DUF4865 family protein, translating into MHAMQYELTLPADYDMDVVRARVARVGHLLDDWPGLGVKAYLLRERGVHGSPVNQYAPFYLWNTVEGMNAFLWGGGFQVLSDDFGRPTARQWTGLAHEEGVAAGSPARFAVRRRQPVPDGAALGEAAQDAVEEAARLARENGAVLAAAAVDTSRWETVHFSLWEHDTPKAEGELFQVLHLSAPGRAALPGGRQW; encoded by the coding sequence ATGCATGCGATGCAGTACGAGCTGACCCTCCCCGCCGACTACGACATGGACGTCGTCCGCGCGCGCGTGGCCCGCGTCGGACACCTGCTCGACGACTGGCCCGGCCTCGGCGTCAAGGCCTACCTGCTGCGCGAGCGCGGGGTGCACGGCTCGCCGGTCAACCAGTACGCGCCGTTCTACCTCTGGAACACCGTGGAGGGCATGAACGCCTTCCTGTGGGGCGGCGGTTTCCAGGTGCTGAGCGACGACTTCGGGCGCCCCACGGCCCGGCAGTGGACCGGGCTGGCGCACGAGGAGGGCGTGGCCGCCGGGTCCCCGGCCCGCTTCGCCGTACGACGGCGGCAGCCGGTGCCGGACGGAGCGGCGCTCGGCGAGGCCGCCCAGGACGCGGTGGAGGAGGCCGCGCGGCTGGCCCGGGAGAACGGCGCGGTGCTCGCGGCGGCGGCCGTGGACACGAGCCGCTGGGAGACCGTGCACTTCTCGCTGTGGGAGCACGACACGCCGAAGGCCGAAGGGGAGTTGTTCCAGGTGCTCCACCTGTCGGCGCCGGGGCGGGCCGCGCTGCCCGGGGGACGGCAGTGGTGA
- a CDS encoding phosphotriesterase yields the protein MIAVRTVLGDLPPERLGVCDAHDHLFFSSPRLPGQELHDVSAARAELVAFRALGGGAVVQWTPYGLGRRAADLPPLSRETGVHMVAATGLHQDVHYDEATLAELRGRLAEVFVAELTEGIGASGVRAGLIKVAGGFHALDAHARRTMTAAAEAHHATGAPIAVHLELGTGALDVLDLLCGELGVPAHRVILGHLNRFPDGAVHRRAAEAGCWLAFDGPSRAHHATDWRMPDAVRDLAEAGFGDRLLLGGDTTTAAARSVDGGPGMPYLLRRVGPRLALAVGEGLVERILTENPGRAFGVEWR from the coding sequence GTGATCGCGGTGCGGACGGTCCTCGGGGACCTGCCGCCCGAGCGGCTCGGGGTGTGCGACGCGCACGACCACCTGTTCTTCTCCAGCCCTCGGCTGCCCGGCCAAGAGCTGCACGACGTGTCCGCGGCGCGGGCCGAGCTGGTCGCGTTCCGCGCGCTGGGCGGCGGGGCCGTCGTGCAGTGGACGCCGTACGGGCTCGGGCGGCGCGCCGCCGATCTGCCGCCGCTGTCGCGGGAGACCGGGGTGCACATGGTGGCCGCGACGGGACTGCACCAGGACGTGCACTACGACGAGGCGACGCTCGCCGAGCTGCGCGGGCGGCTCGCCGAGGTGTTCGTGGCCGAACTGACCGAGGGCATCGGCGCCTCGGGCGTGCGGGCCGGGTTGATCAAGGTGGCGGGCGGCTTCCACGCCCTCGACGCGCACGCCCGCAGGACCATGACCGCCGCGGCCGAGGCGCATCACGCGACCGGCGCGCCCATCGCCGTACACCTGGAGCTCGGCACCGGCGCGCTCGACGTACTGGACCTGTTGTGCGGGGAGTTGGGCGTGCCGGCGCACCGGGTGATCCTGGGGCACCTCAACCGCTTCCCCGACGGCGCGGTGCACCGCCGGGCCGCCGAGGCGGGCTGTTGGCTGGCCTTCGACGGCCCGTCCCGCGCCCACCACGCCACCGACTGGCGGATGCCCGACGCCGTACGGGACCTCGCCGAGGCCGGGTTCGGCGACCGGCTGCTGCTGGGCGGCGACACCACGACCGCCGCGGCCCGTTCGGTCGACGGCGGCCCCGGGATGCCGTATCTGCTGCGGCGGGTCGGGCCGCGGCTGGCGCTCGCGGTGGGCGAGGGGCTCGTGGAGCGGATCCTCACGGAGAACCCTGGGCGGGCCTTCGGCGTCGAGTGGCGGTGA